One Mercenaria mercenaria strain notata chromosome 12, MADL_Memer_1, whole genome shotgun sequence DNA segment encodes these proteins:
- the LOC123533216 gene encoding non-structural maintenance of chromosomes element 3 homolog has translation MASQSLTQSQKAIASMDRGEQERIVNDTVKFLLVLDQKKMPIKKADINKHVLKEHSKAFPVIIAEAAKRLSKVFGIEVKELEEKQKGSYILLNKLEISSDDNHLIWGEEDDSKRGLLMVVLSLIFMSGNVITDNQLWSGLKKFGIEPDVPHEVFNDVKKLIMQEWVRQCYLEITRMPNTDPPLSEIKWGQRAQQEITKRNVLSFVSKIYNIEELSQWTSQWQDVLSSEGQDENQPANS, from the exons ATGGCATCACAGTCTTTAACACAATCCCAGAAGGCCATTGCAAGTATGGACAGAGGAGAGCAAGAGAGAATTGTAAATGATACAGTGAAATTCCTTCTTGTTCTCGATCAGAAAAAAATGCCTATCAAGAAAGCAG atataaataaacatgtattgaAGGAGCATTCTAAAGCTTTTCCAGTTATTATAGCTGAAGCTGCTAAACGACTTTCAAAG GTGTTTGGTATAGAAGTGAAGGAACTAGAGGAGAAACAGAAAGGAAGTTATATATTACTGAACAAGTTAGAAATCAGTTCTGATGATAATCATCTCATATG GGGAGAGGAGGATGATAGCAAGAGGGGTTTGTTGATGGTTGTACTCAGCCTGATCTTTATGAGTGGCAACGTTATCACTGATA ACCAGCTATGGAGTGGATTGAAGAAGTTCGGCATAGAGCCTGA TGTACCCCATGAAGTGTTCAATGATGTAAAGAAGTTGATAATGCAGGAATGGGTGAGACAGTGTTACTTAGAGATAACAAGAATGCCAAATACTGACCCACCACTCTCAGAGATTAAATGGGGTCAGAGGGCACAACAAGAAATCACAAAACGTAATGTGCTCAGCTTTGTCAGTAAG ATATACAACATTGAAGAATTGTCACAGTGGACTAGTCAGTGGCAGGATGTCCTATCATCCGAAGGACAAGATGAGAACCAGCCAGCTAATTCTTAG